Proteins co-encoded in one Flavivirga eckloniae genomic window:
- the yajC gene encoding preprotein translocase subunit YajC translates to MEGLGQFMPFILMFVVVYFFMIAPQMKRAKKEKKFAAELKKGDKVITKSGLHGKILELNDKDGSCVIETMSGKVKYERSAISMEMSLKLKAPAPAKK, encoded by the coding sequence ATGGAAGGACTAGGGCAATTTATGCCATTTATACTAATGTTTGTAGTTGTGTATTTCTTTATGATTGCACCGCAAATGAAACGTGCAAAAAAAGAAAAGAAATTTGCAGCAGAGTTAAAGAAAGGCGATAAGGTTATTACTAAAAGCGGATTGCATGGTAAAATTTTAGAGCTTAACGATAAAGACGGAAGTTGCGTTATAGAAACTATGTCTGGTAAAGTTAAGTATGAGCGTTCTGCCATCTCTATGGAAATGAGTTTGAAATTGAAAGCTCCTGCTCCAGCAAAAAAGTAA
- a CDS encoding DUF1573 domain-containing protein has protein sequence MKKLVLGLSALCLIAFTSCKENAAKKIDENNIAAAAERDASSSKFPVIEFDKKEHDFGEIEAKTPVSTVFKYKNSGDAPLVITDIKSSCGCTVPQDWSREPLEPGASGQFSVKFNGSGTNKVSKTITVTANTEKGTETVKITAFVKPDPNAQAKNNPTAPTIQAQK, from the coding sequence ATGAAAAAACTAGTATTAGGATTAAGTGCCTTGTGTTTAATTGCATTTACTTCTTGTAAAGAAAATGCTGCCAAAAAAATTGATGAAAACAATATAGCTGCTGCAGCTGAGAGAGATGCAAGTTCATCTAAATTTCCGGTAATTGAGTTTGACAAAAAGGAACATGATTTTGGTGAAATTGAAGCTAAAACACCAGTTTCGACGGTTTTTAAATATAAAAACTCTGGAGATGCTCCTTTAGTTATTACAGATATTAAAAGTTCTTGTGGATGTACAGTACCTCAAGATTGGAGCAGAGAACCTTTAGAACCAGGAGCTTCAGGACAATTTTCTGTTAAATTTAATGGAAGCGGAACAAACAAAGTTTCTAAAACAATTACTGTTACAGCTAACACGGAAAAAGGAACAGAAACTGTAAAAATTACAGCTTTTGTAAAACCAGATCCAAATGCACAAGCAAAAAACAACCCAACTGCGCCAACAATTCAAGCGCAAAAATAA
- the nusB gene encoding transcription antitermination factor NusB has translation MLNRRHIRVKVMQTIYAFKGGESDDFSKDQRFLLFSIDNMYNLYLLLISLLIEVQKRAEDDLQKKQKKHLATQEDKDPNKKFVNNQLLRLLRDNLRLKDLFDKHKITNWELDSEYVDVIFKAITKSDLYKDYMQTRVSDFKEDKDFIIDVFKDIVAPNEKLYEYLEDKNLTWLDDLPTVNTTILKLLRKVKTVSEDNHFTPKLYKDIEDQQFAVNLFKKTLLNRSSLNKEIEIKTKNWDSERIAMVDYVLLQMAINELKNFPSIPVKVTINEYLEIAKEYSTPKSSVFINGILDKLVKEYTADGKLNKVGRGLM, from the coding sequence ATGCTAAATAGAAGACATATTCGTGTAAAAGTAATGCAAACTATATATGCCTTTAAAGGAGGAGAAAGTGATGATTTTTCTAAAGATCAAAGGTTTCTATTATTTAGTATAGATAACATGTACAACTTGTACTTGTTGTTAATCTCGTTATTAATTGAAGTACAAAAAAGAGCGGAAGACGATTTACAAAAAAAGCAAAAGAAACATTTAGCAACCCAGGAAGACAAAGATCCTAACAAGAAGTTTGTTAATAATCAATTGCTTAGGCTTTTAAGAGATAACCTGCGATTAAAAGACCTATTTGATAAACACAAAATAACCAATTGGGAATTAGACAGCGAGTATGTAGATGTTATTTTTAAAGCCATTACTAAAAGTGATTTGTATAAGGATTATATGCAAACAAGGGTATCTGATTTTAAAGAGGACAAAGACTTTATTATAGATGTATTTAAAGATATTGTTGCGCCAAACGAAAAGCTTTATGAGTATTTAGAGGATAAAAACCTAACTTGGTTAGATGACCTTCCAACGGTAAATACCACGATTTTAAAGTTATTGAGAAAAGTTAAAACCGTTTCTGAAGATAACCATTTTACGCCTAAGCTGTATAAAGATATCGAAGATCAGCAATTTGCAGTTAACTTATTTAAGAAAACACTTTTAAACAGATCGTCTCTTAATAAGGAGATTGAAATAAAAACCAAAAACTGGGATTCTGAACGTATTGCCATGGTAGATTATGTATTATTGCAAATGGCTATTAATGAATTGAAAAACTTTCCTTCTATTCCTGTAAAAGTTACTATTAATGAATATTTGGAAATAGCCAAGGAATACTCCACACCAAAAAGTAGTGTATTTATAAATGGTATTTTAGATAAATTAGTTAAGGAATACACTGCAGATGGGAAACTAAATAAGGTGGGTAGAGGATTAATGTAA
- a CDS encoding ABC transporter ATP-binding protein, translated as MKELQHLNKYFLKYKTHLLIGVVITIAARIFLLYTPRYVKQIFVVVGEAKSGKITQEVFKAELLEAILYIVGAAIIGAILTFFMRQTIINVSRYIEFDLKNEVYEQYQKLSLNFYKNNRTGDLMNRITEDVGRVRMYAGPAIMYSINTFTLFVIVIIYMINASPKLTLYTVLPLPILSVIIYKLSKEIHKRSTIVQEYLSKLSTFTQESFSGISVIKAYGIEPQTATNFKSLALGSKEKQISLAKVQAWFFPMMILLIGTSNLLVIYIGGMQYINGEIESLGTIAEFIIYVNMLTWPVATVGWVTSIVQQAEASQKRINEFLKIEPEIKNAVATHTEITGDITFNNVSFTYDDTNIQALKGVSFNVKAGETLAIIGKTGSGKSTILDLIGRLYDINEGSIVINETKIEDLNLIDLRDNIGYVPQDAFLFSDSIKNNIKFGKENATDNEVIEAAKNAHVHKNIVKFNNGYDTVLGERGITLSGGQKQRVSIARAIIKSPKILLFDDCLSAVDTETEEKILKNLNKVSKGKTTIIVSHRVSSAKNADKIIVLDDGKIVQEGTHETLVDTEGYYKHLFLKQLSETNSDES; from the coding sequence ATGAAAGAATTACAACATCTAAATAAATACTTTTTAAAATATAAAACCCATCTGTTAATAGGTGTGGTAATTACTATTGCTGCCAGAATTTTTCTGCTCTATACACCGCGTTATGTAAAACAAATTTTTGTAGTAGTTGGCGAGGCCAAGAGCGGTAAAATTACACAAGAGGTTTTTAAGGCAGAACTATTAGAAGCGATTCTTTACATTGTTGGAGCAGCAATAATAGGTGCTATACTCACCTTTTTTATGCGACAAACCATTATTAATGTATCTCGTTATATTGAATTTGATTTGAAAAATGAAGTTTATGAGCAGTATCAAAAGCTTTCGTTAAACTTTTACAAAAATAACAGAACTGGTGATTTAATGAACCGTATTACCGAGGACGTGGGAAGAGTACGTATGTATGCCGGTCCTGCGATTATGTATAGTATTAACACATTTACATTATTTGTTATTGTAATTATTTACATGATTAACGCTTCTCCTAAGCTAACATTATACACCGTTTTACCATTACCAATTCTTTCTGTAATTATTTATAAATTAAGTAAAGAAATACACAAACGAAGTACTATAGTTCAAGAGTATTTATCTAAACTTTCTACGTTTACTCAGGAATCTTTTAGTGGTATCTCGGTAATTAAGGCATATGGAATCGAGCCGCAAACAGCAACAAATTTTAAATCGTTGGCTTTAGGAAGCAAAGAAAAACAAATAAGTTTGGCTAAGGTTCAAGCTTGGTTTTTCCCAATGATGATATTACTTATAGGTACTAGTAATTTACTGGTAATTTATATTGGAGGTATGCAATACATAAATGGTGAAATTGAAAGTTTAGGTACCATAGCCGAGTTTATTATTTATGTAAATATGCTTACATGGCCGGTGGCAACAGTTGGCTGGGTAACTTCCATTGTACAACAGGCCGAAGCCTCACAAAAGCGAATTAACGAGTTTTTAAAAATCGAACCCGAAATTAAAAATGCGGTAGCTACTCATACAGAAATTACAGGAGATATCACTTTTAATAATGTTTCCTTTACTTACGATGATACAAATATTCAAGCCTTAAAAGGTGTTAGTTTTAATGTAAAAGCGGGTGAAACGCTTGCTATTATAGGGAAAACAGGATCTGGAAAATCTACTATTTTAGATTTAATTGGTAGACTGTATGATATAAACGAAGGATCAATTGTTATTAATGAAACAAAAATCGAAGACCTTAACCTTATCGATTTAAGAGATAATATTGGTTATGTACCGCAAGACGCCTTTTTATTCTCAGATTCCATAAAGAACAATATTAAGTTTGGAAAAGAAAACGCTACTGATAATGAGGTTATAGAAGCAGCAAAAAATGCGCATGTACATAAAAACATTGTTAAATTCAATAATGGCTACGATACGGTATTAGGAGAACGAGGCATTACTCTTTCTGGCGGACAAAAACAACGTGTATCTATTGCTAGGGCTATTATAAAATCGCCTAAAATATTACTCTTCGACGATTGTCTTTCTGCTGTCGACACCGAAACCGAAGAAAAAATACTGAAAAACCTTAATAAAGTTTCAAAAGGCAAGACAACAATCATTGTAAGCCATAGGGTTTCTTCTGCTAAAAATGCCGATAAAATTATAGTACTCGATGATGGAAAAATTGTTCAGGAAGGCACCCATGAAACCCTTGTAGATACAGAGGGGTACTACAAGCACTTATTCTTAAAACAATTGAGTGAAACAAATTCCGACGAATCCTGA
- a CDS encoding PUR family DNA/RNA-binding protein, whose protein sequence is MNNNDMMEREEIFSKVLRAGRRTYFFDVRATKADDYYLTITESKKFTNDDGSFHYKKHKIYIYKEDFSEFKDILAEMTDYIIEKKGDEVISERHQKDFKKNYEVSTAKVSSTNDDITNKPTESFTDVDFDDI, encoded by the coding sequence ATGAATAATAATGATATGATGGAGAGAGAAGAGATTTTTTCGAAAGTATTAAGAGCTGGAAGACGTACCTACTTCTTTGATGTTAGAGCCACCAAAGCAGATGATTATTACTTAACTATCACGGAAAGTAAAAAGTTTACAAACGATGATGGGTCGTTTCATTACAAAAAGCACAAAATATATATTTACAAAGAAGATTTTTCTGAATTTAAGGATATATTAGCTGAAATGACCGATTATATCATAGAGAAAAAAGGAGATGAAGTTATAAGCGAACGCCATCAAAAAGACTTTAAAAAGAACTATGAAGTTAGTACCGCTAAAGTTTCATCAACTAACGACGACATTACAAACAAACCTACAGAAAGCTTTACTGATGTAGATTTTGATGATATATAA
- a CDS encoding tRNA-binding protein encodes MNDTITFEDFTKIDLRVGTIIEVDDFPEARNPAYKLTIDFGDLGIKKSSAQITTLYKKEDLLQRQIVAIVNFPKKQIARFMSECLVLGAVNGKDVILLNPENRVKNGTPVA; translated from the coding sequence ATGAATGATACCATAACTTTTGAAGACTTTACTAAAATAGATTTACGCGTAGGGACCATTATTGAAGTAGACGATTTTCCCGAGGCAAGGAACCCAGCATATAAACTTACTATTGATTTTGGAGATTTAGGGATTAAAAAGTCATCGGCACAAATAACGACGCTTTACAAAAAAGAAGATTTATTACAAAGACAAATTGTTGCTATTGTAAACTTCCCTAAAAAACAAATTGCTAGGTTTATGAGCGAGTGTTTGGTTTTAGGAGCTGTAAATGGTAAAGATGTTATATTGCTAAATCCAGAAAATCGAGTAAAAAATGGCACACCAGTAGCTTAG
- a CDS encoding thioredoxin family protein, protein MANTPSNMIPLGTKAPSFNLFNTVSGNNLSLDQLKGDQATVIMFICNHCPFVIHVNPEIVSIANSYSKKGVSFVAISSNDVVNYPQDGPDKMTIHAKTEGYPFPYLYDETQDVAKAYDAACTPDFYVFDANLKLTYRGQLDDSRPGNGMPVTGKDLKHALDCLIENTENTSPQKPSIGCNIKWKQ, encoded by the coding sequence ATGGCAAATACACCCTCAAACATGATTCCTTTGGGTACAAAAGCTCCATCATTTAATTTATTTAATACAGTATCCGGTAATAACTTATCACTTGATCAATTGAAAGGAGATCAGGCTACGGTTATTATGTTTATCTGTAACCATTGTCCGTTTGTTATTCATGTAAATCCAGAAATAGTTTCAATTGCAAATTCGTACTCAAAAAAGGGTGTTAGCTTTGTTGCCATTTCTAGTAACGATGTTGTTAACTATCCGCAGGATGGTCCAGATAAAATGACTATTCATGCAAAAACTGAAGGCTATCCGTTTCCTTATTTATACGATGAAACACAAGACGTAGCAAAAGCCTATGATGCGGCATGTACACCCGATTTTTATGTTTTCGATGCTAATTTAAAGCTCACATATAGAGGGCAATTGGATGACTCACGCCCTGGAAATGGCATGCCTGTTACTGGTAAAGACTTAAAACATGCTTTAGATTGTTTAATTGAGAATACCGAAAACACTTCGCCTCAAAAACCCAGTATTGGTTGTAATATTAAGTGGAAACAATAA
- a CDS encoding GNAT family N-acetyltransferase, producing MIRPLNIKDTQQLLDIYNYYVLNSIVTFDDEALSLETFKEKITRINDDYPFIVFEEHDEILGYAYGSKWRPKPAYKHTVESTVYVKHDALGKQIGSKLYTELLSQLKAQNYHIVLGGLTLPNDPSVKLHEKFGFEKVAHFKEVGLKFNKWLDVGFWQLKF from the coding sequence ATGATAAGACCCCTAAATATAAAAGATACCCAACAATTATTGGATATCTATAACTATTACGTATTGAATTCTATAGTGACTTTTGATGACGAAGCCTTGTCTTTAGAAACGTTTAAGGAAAAAATTACACGTATAAATGACGATTATCCATTCATTGTTTTCGAAGAGCATGATGAAATTCTGGGATATGCCTATGGAAGCAAGTGGCGTCCGAAACCTGCTTATAAACATACCGTAGAATCTACAGTTTATGTAAAACATGATGCATTAGGAAAACAAATAGGCTCTAAACTATATACCGAATTATTGAGCCAACTAAAAGCACAAAATTATCATATTGTTCTGGGAGGTTTAACCCTGCCAAACGATCCTAGTGTTAAGCTTCACGAAAAGTTTGGGTTCGAAAAAGTAGCCCATTTTAAAGAAGTAGGGCTAAAATTTAATAAATGGCTCGATGTTGGTTTTTGGCAGTTAAAATTTTAA
- a CDS encoding YfiT family bacillithiol transferase, translated as MEEHTLVKLKYPIGTFDCPGNITEQHIESWISILEHFPNRLENLVKNLTDEQLDTVYRPEGWTIRQVIHHLSDSHHHSYTRFKWTLTEDKPLIKAYFEERWAELIDSRKAPIDMSINHLKAIHFKLVYLLKKLTLEDLNKCFVHPETNSEVLLSYNVGNYAWHSNHHYAHIENLLKRNNWI; from the coding sequence ATGGAAGAACATACATTAGTAAAGCTTAAGTATCCAATAGGGACGTTTGATTGCCCCGGTAATATTACAGAACAGCATATAGAAAGTTGGATTTCTATATTGGAACATTTTCCTAACCGTTTAGAAAATCTTGTTAAAAACTTAACAGATGAACAATTAGATACTGTGTACAGGCCAGAAGGTTGGACGATAAGACAGGTAATTCATCACTTATCTGATAGTCATCACCATAGTTATACCCGCTTTAAATGGACATTAACAGAAGATAAACCTCTTATAAAAGCGTATTTTGAAGAGCGATGGGCAGAGCTAATAGATTCCAGAAAAGCTCCTATAGATATGTCGATTAATCACTTAAAGGCCATACATTTTAAACTTGTTTATTTGTTAAAAAAACTTACTCTGGAAGATTTAAACAAGTGTTTTGTTCACCCTGAAACAAATTCTGAAGTGTTATTAAGTTATAATGTTGGAAATTATGCATGGCATAGTAATCATCATTATGCGCATATAGAGAATTTATTGAAACGCAATAATTGGATTTAA
- a CDS encoding peptidylprolyl isomerase gives MQDGIYAKFNTTKGEILVALEYQKTPGTVGNFVALAEGNLENQVKPQGTPYYDGLKFHRVIPDFMIQGGCPQGSGSGNPGYQFDDEFHPELKHDGPGVLSMANAGPGTNGSQFFITHVETPWLDNNHTVFGKVTEGQDVVDAIAQGDSIDSLEIIRVGNEAEAYNAVEAFRTFEGSREKRLEEEKKAIEAELDKIATGFNKTESGLRYQIIQEGSGTKAEKGKTVSVHYKGQLADGTVFDSSYKRNQPIDFPLGVGQVIPGWDEGVSLLKVGDKARFVIPSNLGYGSRGAGGVIPPNATLIFDVELMEVK, from the coding sequence ATGCAAGACGGTATATACGCAAAATTTAATACAACAAAAGGAGAAATTCTTGTTGCTTTAGAGTATCAAAAAACACCGGGAACGGTAGGAAACTTCGTAGCTTTAGCCGAAGGGAATCTAGAAAATCAAGTGAAACCTCAAGGAACACCTTATTACGATGGTTTAAAGTTCCATAGAGTTATTCCAGATTTTATGATTCAGGGAGGTTGCCCTCAAGGTTCAGGTTCTGGAAACCCAGGATACCAATTTGATGATGAGTTTCATCCAGAATTAAAACATGATGGTCCTGGAGTTTTATCTATGGCAAACGCTGGACCAGGAACCAACGGTAGTCAGTTTTTCATTACCCATGTTGAAACGCCTTGGTTAGATAATAACCACACAGTTTTTGGTAAAGTAACCGAAGGTCAGGACGTCGTTGATGCTATCGCCCAAGGAGATTCTATAGATAGTTTAGAAATAATCCGTGTAGGTAACGAAGCAGAAGCATATAATGCTGTTGAGGCTTTTAGAACTTTTGAAGGATCTAGAGAAAAAAGATTGGAAGAAGAGAAAAAAGCTATTGAAGCTGAATTAGACAAAATTGCTACAGGTTTTAATAAAACAGAAAGTGGCTTACGTTACCAAATAATCCAAGAAGGAAGTGGTACAAAAGCAGAGAAAGGAAAAACAGTATCGGTTCATTATAAAGGTCAATTAGCCGATGGAACTGTTTTTGATTCTTCATACAAGCGTAATCAGCCAATCGATTTTCCTTTAGGAGTTGGTCAAGTTATACCAGGTTGGGACGAAGGTGTTAGTTTACTAAAAGTAGGCGATAAGGCACGTTTTGTAATACCAAGTAACTTAGGCTATGGAAGTAGAGGAGCAGGAGGTGTAATACCACCAAATGCCACCCTTATTTTTGATGTAGAGTTGATGGAGGTAAAATAA
- a CDS encoding ATP-dependent DNA helicase RecQ: MLVAKSDLHSALKRNFGFNKFKGLQEDVVESILSGNHTFVIMPTGGGKSLCYQLPALMQDGTAIVVSPLIALMKNQVDAIRGVSNEEGIAHVLNSSLNKTEVKRVKEDIINGVTKLLYVAPESLTKEENVEFLRSVKVSFMAIDEAHCISEWGHDFRPEYRNLRHIISRIGDNIPIIGLTATATPKVQEDIIKNLGINNAKTFKASFNRPNLYYEVRPKTKNVDADIIRFIKQNEGKSGIVYCLSRKRVEELAQVLQVNGIKAVPYHAGLDAKSRSSYQDKFLMEDVDVVVATIAFGMGIDKPDVRFVIHHDIPKSIESYYQETGRAGRDGGEGHCLAYYAYKDIEKLEKFMSGKPVAEQEIGHALLQEVIAFAETSISRRKFILHYFGEEFDNATGEGGDMDDNVRFPKKKREAKEDAAILLETIGLTNEKYKSKDLVNVIVGKENALINSHKTNEQPFFGKGKGKDNKYWMALLRQLLVAGYLRKDIETYGVIKLSDAGKSYIKNPVSFMMTEDHIYEGEQEDGTVITATKGGGAVADEVLMGMLKDLRKKNAKKLGVPPFVIFQDPSLEDMALKYPINLAELANVHGVGEGKAKKYGKDFVALISTYVEENDIVRPDDLVVKSTGTNSANKLYIIQNIDRKLPLDDIASSKGMSMEDFIKEMEAIVYSGTKLNISYWIDDILDEDQQEEIHDYFMESESDKIDDAIEEFDGDYDHEELRLYRIKFISEVAN; encoded by the coding sequence ATGTTAGTAGCAAAAAGTGACTTGCACTCTGCGCTTAAAAGAAACTTTGGTTTCAATAAGTTTAAGGGTTTGCAAGAAGATGTCGTAGAAAGTATTTTATCAGGAAATCATACGTTTGTAATAATGCCAACTGGAGGAGGGAAATCATTATGTTACCAGTTGCCAGCATTAATGCAAGATGGAACAGCTATTGTGGTATCGCCATTAATAGCTCTAATGAAAAACCAAGTTGACGCGATAAGAGGTGTGTCTAACGAAGAGGGCATAGCACACGTTTTAAATTCTTCTTTAAATAAAACCGAGGTTAAACGTGTTAAGGAAGATATTATAAACGGTGTAACTAAACTATTATATGTTGCTCCGGAATCTTTAACTAAAGAGGAAAACGTTGAGTTTTTGCGATCTGTAAAGGTGTCTTTTATGGCCATCGACGAGGCTCACTGTATTAGTGAATGGGGGCACGATTTTAGACCGGAGTATAGAAATTTGCGTCATATTATTAGTAGAATAGGCGATAATATTCCAATTATAGGTCTAACTGCCACCGCAACACCAAAGGTTCAGGAAGATATTATAAAGAATTTAGGTATAAATAATGCCAAGACTTTCAAAGCATCTTTTAATAGACCTAATTTATATTATGAGGTTAGACCAAAGACAAAAAATGTAGATGCAGATATTATTCGTTTTATAAAACAAAACGAAGGCAAGTCGGGTATTGTGTATTGCTTAAGTAGAAAACGAGTTGAAGAGCTCGCTCAGGTATTACAAGTAAATGGTATAAAGGCAGTACCATACCATGCAGGACTAGATGCAAAATCGAGATCCAGCTACCAAGATAAATTCTTAATGGAAGATGTAGATGTAGTGGTAGCCACAATTGCTTTTGGTATGGGGATAGACAAGCCCGATGTGCGTTTTGTAATCCATCATGATATTCCAAAAAGTATAGAAAGTTATTATCAGGAAACTGGTAGAGCAGGACGTGATGGAGGCGAAGGCCATTGTTTGGCGTACTATGCTTATAAGGACATTGAGAAATTAGAAAAATTCATGTCTGGTAAACCTGTAGCAGAACAAGAAATTGGACATGCATTATTACAGGAAGTGATTGCTTTTGCAGAAACATCTATTTCCAGAAGAAAATTTATTTTACATTATTTTGGAGAAGAGTTTGATAATGCAACCGGCGAAGGTGGCGACATGGACGATAATGTTAGATTCCCAAAAAAGAAGCGTGAAGCTAAAGAAGATGCCGCAATATTATTGGAAACCATAGGACTAACTAACGAAAAGTATAAGTCTAAAGATTTAGTAAATGTTATAGTTGGTAAAGAAAATGCTTTAATCAACTCCCATAAAACCAATGAACAGCCATTTTTTGGAAAAGGTAAAGGCAAGGACAATAAATACTGGATGGCTTTGTTAAGACAGTTATTGGTTGCTGGTTATCTTAGAAAAGATATTGAAACGTATGGTGTTATTAAACTAAGTGATGCTGGTAAATCTTATATAAAAAATCCTGTGTCGTTTATGATGACGGAAGACCATATATATGAAGGAGAGCAAGAAGATGGTACAGTTATTACAGCAACAAAAGGAGGTGGAGCAGTAGCAGACGAAGTGTTAATGGGGATGCTTAAGGATTTGCGTAAAAAGAATGCAAAGAAATTAGGAGTACCTCCATTTGTTATATTTCAAGACCCTTCGCTAGAAGATATGGCCTTAAAATATCCAATTAACTTGGCTGAGTTAGCAAATGTTCATGGTGTAGGAGAAGGTAAAGCTAAAAAATATGGAAAAGATTTCGTAGCATTAATTTCTACTTATGTTGAAGAAAATGATATTGTTCGTCCAGACGATTTAGTTGTAAAATCAACTGGAACCAATTCGGCCAATAAATTGTATATCATTCAAAATATAGACAGAAAATTGCCTTTAGACGATATAGCATCCTCAAAAGGAATGTCTATGGAAGATTTCATTAAAGAAATGGAAGCTATTGTCTATTCTGGTACTAAATTGAATATTAGTTATTGGATTGATGATATTCTGGATGAAGATCAGCAAGAAGAAATTCATGATTATTTTATGGAATCTGAATCTGATAAAATTGATGATGCGATTGAAGAGTTTGATGGCGATTATGATCATGAAGAACTGCGTTTGTATCGTATTAAGTTTATTAGCGAAGTGGCTAATTAG
- a CDS encoding KpsF/GutQ family sugar-phosphate isomerase yields MIEILNSKHSIKQTAKLTIDTESQAISNLSNLITDDFADAVQLIYNSKGRVIITGIGKSAIIANKIVATLNSTGTPSVFMHAADAIHGDLGLILKDDVVICISKSGNTPEIKVLVPLIKSANNKMIAITGNKDSFLGQQVDYVLNAYVEKEACPNNLAPTTSTTAQLVIGDALAVCLLELRGFSSNDFAKYHPGGALGKKLYLRVQDISSVNQKPKVLPSTSIKDVIIEISEKMLGVTAVVEDNKIIGIITDGDLRRMLSKVDDFSSLTAKDIMSANPKRINADAMAIKGLEVMEENGISQLLVEENGNYAGVIHLHDLIKEGII; encoded by the coding sequence ATGATAGAAATTTTGAATAGTAAACATTCTATTAAACAAACTGCAAAACTAACCATTGACACTGAAAGTCAAGCTATTTCAAACTTATCTAACCTAATAACTGATGATTTTGCAGATGCTGTACAACTTATATATAACTCCAAAGGTCGGGTAATTATTACAGGAATAGGAAAAAGTGCCATTATTGCCAATAAAATTGTAGCTACTTTAAATTCTACTGGAACGCCATCGGTATTTATGCATGCGGCCGATGCCATTCATGGAGATCTGGGACTTATTCTAAAGGATGATGTGGTTATTTGCATTTCAAAAAGTGGAAACACACCAGAAATTAAGGTTTTAGTTCCTCTAATAAAAAGCGCCAACAATAAAATGATTGCCATAACGGGTAATAAAGATTCGTTTTTAGGACAACAAGTAGACTATGTTTTAAATGCTTACGTTGAAAAAGAAGCCTGTCCAAATAATCTGGCTCCAACCACAAGTACTACAGCACAGCTCGTTATTGGAGATGCGTTAGCTGTTTGCTTATTGGAGTTACGCGGTTTTTCCAGTAATGACTTTGCAAAATATCATCCTGGAGGTGCCTTAGGCAAAAAATTGTATTTGCGCGTACAGGATATATCGTCTGTTAATCAAAAACCAAAAGTGTTACCTTCTACAAGCATTAAAGATGTTATTATTGAAATTTCAGAAAAAATGCTTGGGGTTACTGCTGTTGTAGAGGATAACAAAATTATTGGTATTATAACTGATGGTGATTTACGTAGAATGTTAAGTAAAGTTGATGATTTCTCTTCATTAACTGCTAAAGATATTATGAGTGCCAACCCTAAGCGCATTAATGCTGATGCTATGGCCATTAAAGGCTTAGAAGTTATGGAAGAAAATGGTATTTCTCAATTACTTGTAGAAGAAAACGGTAATTATGCTGGGGTAATCCATTTACATGATTTAATAAAAGAAGGCATTATATAA